The following are encoded in a window of Pseudomonas graminis genomic DNA:
- a CDS encoding restriction endonuclease — translation MATMWMIRGDGGRLYDDFRERNLAAIGWAQLAPAAKPGVSRKSLIQAYKDLQPGIKDASAVSGASQVFRFVNEIKEGDTVVTYSPANRTYLVGRFVGPCQFRPDLADNGMSLTRPVDWYAQEVDRDKLQAISRNSLGSTLTVFKVAEAAQKELVALAAGKPVSAVVKDLGDEPEALDDPLKGVQEIAFERIKDQINSLDWSEMQDLVAGILRAMGYKTLVSPAGADRGKDIIASPDGFGFEPPRIVVEVKHRNARMGSSEIRSFLGGRHKDDRGLYVSTGGFTKDALYEGERANVHLTMWTLDELAKTLMAHYPTTDPETKRLVPLTYFYMPA, via the coding sequence ATGGCAACAATGTGGATGATCCGAGGTGATGGTGGCCGTCTTTATGACGATTTCAGGGAGCGTAATCTGGCTGCCATAGGTTGGGCTCAACTGGCTCCTGCCGCGAAACCCGGTGTATCCCGGAAGTCATTGATCCAGGCTTACAAGGATCTTCAGCCGGGGATCAAAGACGCGAGCGCTGTGTCTGGTGCATCCCAGGTATTTCGTTTCGTCAACGAAATCAAGGAAGGCGACACTGTAGTCACTTACTCTCCCGCGAACCGCACCTACCTGGTAGGCCGTTTTGTAGGCCCTTGCCAGTTTCGTCCCGATCTTGCGGACAACGGTATGTCTTTGACCAGGCCTGTAGATTGGTATGCGCAAGAAGTCGACCGCGACAAGCTACAGGCGATCAGCAGAAACAGTCTGGGATCGACTCTCACAGTGTTCAAAGTCGCTGAAGCCGCGCAGAAAGAGTTGGTTGCCCTTGCTGCCGGCAAACCAGTTTCAGCGGTTGTGAAAGATTTAGGCGACGAACCCGAAGCGCTTGATGATCCTTTGAAGGGTGTTCAGGAAATCGCCTTCGAGCGTATCAAAGATCAAATAAACAGCCTGGATTGGTCGGAGATGCAGGACTTGGTCGCAGGTATCTTGCGTGCTATGGGATACAAGACCCTCGTGTCGCCAGCCGGGGCGGATCGGGGCAAAGACATCATTGCCTCGCCTGACGGCTTTGGGTTTGAACCGCCCCGCATCGTTGTCGAAGTTAAGCACCGGAATGCACGGATGGGGAGTAGTGAAATCCGCAGCTTTCTTGGTGGGAGACACAAGGACGATCGAGGACTGTATGTGAGTACCGGCGGATTCACGAAGGACGCGCTTTACGAAGGGGAGCGGGCCAACGTGCATCTGACCATGTGGACGTTAGATGAATTAGCGAAAACGTTAATGGCGCATTACCCGACCACTGACCCTGAGACCAAGCGATTGGTACCGCTGACTTATTTCTACATGCCTGCGTAG
- a CDS encoding LysE family translocator: MVNWPAVTAVFSVYCAGVIIPGPNFVAVAHKAVSATTAHALMLVAGIVVVNLFWATCAILGIGAVFSLLPWLAFVVKCLGAGYLVWFGMRLIFASGKPPTLNARAGQMPSLRSAFKQGVATNIANPKSVAFYAAIFSAAAPSHVEVETFAAMLAMVGLVSSAWYALIATALSRPRIAGAYAGKKKAIDRVCGAVIVMLGVRQMIR, from the coding sequence ATGGTTAATTGGCCTGCCGTAACAGCTGTCTTCTCGGTCTACTGTGCCGGCGTGATCATCCCCGGCCCCAACTTCGTGGCTGTCGCGCACAAGGCGGTTTCAGCGACAACGGCGCACGCACTGATGCTGGTGGCGGGCATCGTGGTGGTGAATCTGTTCTGGGCGACATGCGCCATTCTGGGCATTGGCGCGGTTTTCTCGCTGCTGCCGTGGTTGGCGTTCGTCGTCAAATGCCTTGGCGCGGGTTATCTCGTCTGGTTCGGGATGCGCCTGATATTTGCCTCCGGTAAACCGCCCACCCTCAACGCCCGCGCTGGCCAGATGCCGAGCCTGCGAAGCGCATTCAAACAGGGCGTCGCGACCAACATTGCCAACCCCAAGTCAGTCGCGTTTTACGCCGCGATCTTTTCCGCTGCCGCGCCTAGTCATGTCGAGGTTGAAACCTTCGCGGCAATGCTGGCGATGGTCGGCCTCGTGTCGTCTGCCTGGTACGCACTGATCGCGACTGCGCTGTCACGGCCTCGGATTGCGGGTGCGTATGCCGGCAAAAAGAAGGCGATTGATCGGGTGTGTGGGGCGGTGATTGTGATGCTTGGGGTTAGGCAGATGATTCGGTGA
- a CDS encoding LysR family transcriptional regulator: MKLDPVSLRLFVSVVEEGTIAAAAKREHIAAAAVSKRLSELEELLDSRLLNRTNKGITPTDAGLSLLFMARSALNNLNDIVLQMRDYSNGTRGSVHVLANISAITQFMPGLIKSFMALYPLINIILEEQQSLAITKAVAENRAEIGIFTRLPHGADIEVFPFRTDRLVLIVPNDHPLAGRESVRFSDTLDHEYVALRSGTHLNFQLIKAANDVGRSLRIRMEVASYDALSLMVQAGVGIGIMPEGSAGIYRMDGAKVVQLEEEWASRELNICVRSRDGLSVAGALFLRHVLAG; this comes from the coding sequence ATGAAACTCGACCCCGTCTCGCTGCGCCTCTTCGTCAGCGTTGTTGAAGAAGGCACCATTGCTGCTGCCGCCAAGCGAGAACACATCGCGGCGGCGGCCGTCAGCAAGCGGCTCAGCGAACTGGAAGAGCTGCTCGATTCCCGGCTGCTCAACCGCACCAACAAAGGCATCACGCCGACCGACGCGGGGCTGTCGCTGCTGTTCATGGCCCGCAGCGCGCTGAACAACCTCAACGACATCGTCCTGCAGATGCGCGACTACTCCAACGGGACGCGCGGCTCGGTGCACGTGCTGGCGAACATCTCTGCCATCACCCAATTCATGCCCGGCCTGATCAAGTCGTTCATGGCGCTTTACCCGCTGATCAACATCATCCTCGAAGAACAGCAAAGCCTGGCGATCACCAAAGCCGTCGCCGAAAACCGCGCCGAGATCGGCATTTTCACGCGCCTGCCCCACGGCGCCGACATCGAAGTCTTCCCGTTCCGCACCGACCGCCTCGTGTTGATCGTGCCCAACGACCACCCGCTGGCAGGCCGCGAGTCCGTACGGTTCAGCGACACCCTCGACCACGAATACGTCGCCCTGCGCAGCGGCACCCACCTTAATTTCCAACTGATCAAAGCCGCCAACGACGTCGGCCGGTCCCTGAGAATTCGCATGGAAGTCGCCAGCTACGACGCCCTGAGCCTGATGGTTCAGGCAGGCGTCGGCATCGGCATCATGCCGGAGGGCAGCGCAGGGATTTACCGAATGGACGGGGCGAAAGTGGTTCAGCTGGAAGAAGAATGGGCCAGCCGCGAGCTCAACATTTGCGTGAGGTCGAGGGACGGGTTGTCGGTGGCGGGGGCGTTGTTTTTGCGGCATGTGTTGGCGGGGTGA
- a CDS encoding maleate cis-trans isomerase family protein, whose product MRNFRIGQIVPSSNTTMETEIPAMLTSRYSLFPDERFTFHSSRMRMMKVSPEELKKMDVDSDRCALELSDARVDVMAYACLVAIMCQGAGYHKLSQDRLSKTVASNASDAPVLSSAGALIDSLHMLDYKKVAIITPYMKPLTQQVIDYIEAAGIEVVDAISLEVSDNLQVGRIDPMDLVSHADRLNIGQADGIVLSCCVQMPSLPAIQVVQDRLDKPVLSASVATVYQMLKTLGLKAHVPNAGHLLSGAF is encoded by the coding sequence GTGAGAAATTTCCGGATTGGCCAGATCGTCCCCAGCTCCAACACCACCATGGAAACCGAGATCCCCGCGATGCTGACGTCGCGGTATTCCCTGTTCCCGGACGAGCGCTTCACCTTCCATTCCTCCCGCATGCGCATGATGAAAGTCAGCCCCGAAGAGCTGAAAAAGATGGACGTCGACAGCGACCGTTGCGCGCTGGAATTGAGCGATGCCCGGGTCGATGTCATGGCGTACGCCTGCCTGGTGGCAATCATGTGCCAGGGCGCCGGTTACCACAAATTGTCGCAGGATCGTCTGAGTAAAACCGTTGCCAGCAATGCTTCCGACGCACCCGTGCTGAGTTCGGCCGGTGCGTTGATCGACAGCCTCCACATGCTCGACTACAAGAAAGTAGCGATCATCACGCCCTACATGAAGCCACTCACCCAGCAGGTCATCGACTACATCGAAGCGGCCGGCATCGAGGTGGTGGACGCCATCAGCCTGGAAGTCTCCGACAACCTGCAAGTCGGACGCATCGACCCGATGGATCTGGTTTCCCACGCCGACCGGCTCAACATCGGGCAAGCCGACGGCATCGTTCTGTCGTGCTGCGTGCAGATGCCATCGCTGCCCGCCATCCAGGTCGTACAGGATCGACTGGATAAACCGGTGCTGTCCGCGTCCGTGGCGACCGTCTACCAGATGCTCAAGACCCTCGGCCTTAAGGCGCATGTTCCCAACGCCGGCCATCTGTTGTCGGGCGCGTTCTGA
- a CDS encoding MFS transporter, whose translation METVSQRLPESSGPGHASFEDRTYRKVILRILPVLLLCYMAAYLDRVNIGFAKLDMLNDLQFSNTVYALGASMFFWGYFIFEVPSNLLLHRFGARFWIARIMLTWAIVSMAVAFTVPLAKFFHIESETIFYVLRFLLGICEAGFFPGVILYLNYWFPTRRQSRVMAGFLMAMPISLTLGGVISGWLMTRMQGVNGMAGWQWLLIIEGLPSVVMAFVVLAFMANNIDAAKWLSPQEKAMLKANLESDSKGKATSLREVFFNGRVWLLVLILLTFNTGFYGLAFWMPSIIKSAGVSNPMDIGLLTAIPYGIAVIAMTLNARHSNKTGERRWHAAIPAIIGGIGLILSAYFASNVVLSIIFLSVSASGVLSLMPIYWTLPGTVLSGVAAAAGIGMINAIGNLSGFTGSMITAVAENLTGNINNGTYVLGACLFISAGLILSIPRAMLGNHKAESPARGEVLSHA comes from the coding sequence ATGGAAACCGTTTCCCAGCGCCTGCCCGAGTCCTCGGGTCCCGGGCACGCCAGCTTTGAAGACCGCACCTACCGCAAAGTCATTCTGCGCATCCTTCCCGTCCTGCTCCTGTGTTACATGGCGGCCTATCTCGACCGCGTGAACATCGGCTTCGCCAAGCTGGATATGCTCAACGATCTGCAATTCAGCAATACCGTCTATGCCCTCGGCGCGAGCATGTTCTTCTGGGGCTATTTCATCTTTGAAGTACCGAGCAACCTGCTGCTGCATCGCTTCGGCGCGCGGTTCTGGATCGCCCGGATCATGCTCACCTGGGCCATCGTCTCCATGGCCGTCGCGTTTACCGTGCCGCTGGCGAAGTTTTTCCATATCGAGTCGGAAACCATATTCTACGTGCTGCGCTTCTTGCTCGGCATCTGTGAGGCAGGCTTCTTTCCCGGCGTCATCCTTTACCTCAACTACTGGTTTCCTACCCGTCGGCAAAGCCGGGTGATGGCAGGTTTCCTCATGGCAATGCCCATCAGTCTGACGCTGGGCGGTGTGATTTCCGGCTGGTTGATGACCCGGATGCAGGGCGTCAACGGCATGGCCGGCTGGCAGTGGCTGTTGATCATCGAAGGCCTGCCGTCGGTGGTAATGGCCTTTGTGGTGCTGGCGTTCATGGCCAATAACATCGACGCGGCCAAATGGCTGTCGCCCCAGGAAAAGGCCATGCTCAAGGCCAATCTGGAGAGCGACAGCAAAGGCAAGGCGACGAGTCTGCGCGAGGTGTTTTTCAACGGACGCGTATGGCTGCTGGTGCTGATCCTGCTGACCTTCAACACCGGGTTCTACGGGCTCGCGTTCTGGATGCCATCGATCATCAAAAGCGCCGGCGTCTCCAATCCGATGGACATCGGTCTGCTGACGGCCATCCCCTACGGCATCGCTGTAATCGCCATGACCCTCAACGCGCGGCACTCCAACAAGACCGGCGAGCGCCGCTGGCACGCAGCGATTCCGGCGATCATCGGCGGTATAGGCCTGATCCTCAGCGCCTACTTCGCCAGCAACGTGGTGCTGTCGATCATCTTCCTCAGCGTTTCCGCGTCCGGCGTGCTGAGCCTGATGCCGATCTACTGGACCCTGCCGGGCACCGTGCTGTCTGGCGTCGCGGCCGCTGCGGGGATCGGCATGATCAACGCCATCGGCAACCTGTCAGGCTTCACCGGTTCGATGATCACCGCTGTGGCCGAGAACCTCACCGGCAACATCAACAACGGCACCTACGTGCTGGGCGCCTGTTTGTTCATCAGCGCCGGACTGATTCTGTCGATCCCGCGGGCGATGTTGGGCAATCACAAGGCCGAATCGCCTGCGCGAGGCGAGGTGCTTTCTCACGCGTAA
- a CDS encoding LysR family transcriptional regulator — protein sequence MSDISFSTVCNWLKFKHLVLIETLARTRNMHAAAQHMNLSQPAVSKMLREIERLLGFDVFERLPRNMPPTALGEHVVRYAQIALNDASKFVDQISSLREGGHGFLKVGAIFAATAVVLPEAIVQLKARWPLLSIEVVEQTSDHLMEMLDDKKLDLAVARYTNENQQQVYDFQALAPEPFCMVVNSRHPLTELAQTSLQALGNWPWILYPLGTPIRARMEQAFAKAGIPTPKNTIDTISMQTFLQVLQAGPMIAMLPASMAQPHLDSGLLKVLNTPLKLAPQDYGILTRRGEPLLGAASEFAEILLANARLAHQ from the coding sequence ATGTCGGATATTTCATTCTCAACAGTCTGTAACTGGCTCAAGTTCAAGCATCTGGTGCTTATCGAAACCCTTGCGCGGACCCGCAACATGCACGCGGCGGCGCAACACATGAACCTCAGCCAGCCGGCGGTGAGCAAAATGCTGCGCGAGATCGAGCGCCTGCTGGGCTTCGATGTGTTCGAGCGTCTGCCGCGCAACATGCCGCCGACTGCCCTCGGTGAGCACGTGGTGCGCTATGCGCAGATCGCACTGAACGACGCGAGCAAGTTCGTTGATCAGATCAGCAGCCTGCGGGAAGGCGGGCATGGTTTTCTCAAAGTAGGAGCGATTTTCGCGGCAACTGCGGTGGTGCTGCCGGAAGCCATCGTGCAATTGAAAGCTCGCTGGCCGCTGCTGTCGATCGAAGTGGTGGAGCAGACCAGCGATCACCTGATGGAAATGCTCGACGACAAGAAGCTTGATCTCGCGGTGGCGCGCTACACCAACGAAAACCAGCAGCAGGTGTACGACTTTCAGGCTCTGGCGCCGGAGCCATTCTGCATGGTCGTCAACAGTCGTCATCCGCTGACCGAACTGGCGCAGACGTCGCTGCAAGCACTTGGAAACTGGCCATGGATTCTGTATCCACTGGGCACTCCGATTCGCGCACGGATGGAGCAGGCCTTCGCCAAAGCGGGCATCCCCACGCCGAAGAACACCATCGACACCATCTCGATGCAGACCTTCCTGCAAGTCCTGCAGGCAGGGCCGATGATCGCGATGTTGCCCGCCTCCATGGCGCAGCCGCACCTGGATTCGGGCCTGTTGAAAGTGCTGAACACGCCGCTGAAACTGGCGCCTCAGGACTACGGAATTCTTACTCGCCGCGGCGAGCCGTTGCTGGGAGCGGCGTCGGAATTCGCCGAAATCCTGCTGGCGAATGCACGGCTGGCGCATCAATGA
- a CDS encoding fumarylacetoacetate hydrolase family protein, with the protein MPIQLTPENTLPADGLNGTLIGRAWVPGKVGGPSPVVLRSDGVFDLSSSFATLSNLLELESPVAAVREAQGTRVASLEELLANSTATPDPNKPYLLAPADLQVIKAAGVTFAASMIERVIEEQAAGDPAKAESVRAIVQNAIGDNLRNIKPGSEQASTLKALLIEQGMWSQYLEVGIGPDAEIFTKAPVLAAVGSGSQVGIHPKSEWNNPEPEVVLAVNSRGQIHGATLGNDVNLRDFEGRSALLLSKAKDNNASCSIGPFIRLFDETFSLDDVRNCVVDLQVKGNDGYVMKGSSSMSQISRDPADIAGQALNANHQYPDGFLLFLGTLFAPTADRDHAGGGFTHKLGDQVSISSSLFGGLHNEVTHSSDASPWTFGVGALLRNLAVRGLL; encoded by the coding sequence ATGCCGATTCAGCTCACTCCCGAAAACACCCTCCCCGCCGACGGCCTGAATGGCACGTTGATCGGCCGCGCCTGGGTGCCCGGTAAAGTCGGCGGCCCGTCGCCCGTGGTGTTGCGCAGTGATGGAGTGTTCGATCTTTCGTCGAGCTTCGCCACGTTGAGCAACTTGCTGGAGCTGGAATCGCCGGTGGCTGCGGTACGCGAAGCCCAGGGCACGCGCGTCGCCAGCCTCGAAGAGTTGCTGGCGAATTCGACCGCGACGCCTGATCCCAACAAACCGTACCTGCTGGCGCCAGCGGACTTGCAAGTGATCAAGGCCGCAGGGGTGACCTTCGCCGCAAGCATGATCGAGCGGGTGATCGAGGAGCAGGCGGCAGGCGATCCGGCCAAGGCGGAAAGCGTGCGCGCCATCGTGCAGAACGCGATCGGCGACAATCTGCGCAACATCAAACCGGGCTCCGAACAAGCCAGCACACTCAAGGCGCTGCTGATCGAGCAAGGCATGTGGTCGCAATACCTTGAGGTCGGCATCGGGCCGGACGCCGAGATTTTCACCAAAGCGCCGGTGCTGGCAGCGGTGGGCAGCGGCAGCCAAGTGGGCATTCATCCGAAATCAGAGTGGAACAACCCCGAGCCGGAAGTGGTGCTGGCGGTGAACAGCCGCGGGCAGATCCACGGCGCGACACTGGGCAACGACGTCAACCTGCGGGACTTCGAAGGGCGCAGCGCGCTGCTGTTGAGCAAGGCCAAGGACAACAACGCCTCGTGCTCGATCGGCCCGTTCATTCGGCTGTTCGACGAAACCTTTTCCCTGGATGACGTGCGCAACTGCGTGGTCGATCTGCAGGTGAAAGGCAACGACGGTTATGTCATGAAAGGCTCAAGCTCCATGTCGCAGATCAGCCGCGATCCGGCCGACATCGCTGGCCAGGCGCTCAATGCCAACCACCAATACCCGGATGGTTTCCTGCTGTTTCTCGGCACCCTCTTCGCCCCGACCGCCGACCGCGACCATGCCGGCGGAGGTTTTACCCACAAGTTGGGCGATCAGGTCAGTATCAGCAGCAGCCTGTTCGGCGGCCTGCACAACGAGGTGACCCACAGCAGTGACGCGTCGCCGTGGACGTTTGGCGTCGGCGCACTGCTGCGCAACCTCGCCGTGCGCGGTTTGTTGTAA
- a CDS encoding IlvD/Edd family dehydratase, whose translation MSDTPKRPLRSQQWFDDPEHADMTALYVERYMNYGLTREELQSGRPIIGIAQTGSDLAPCNRHHLELAQRVRAGIRDAGGIPMEFPVHPMAEQTRRPTAALDRNLAYLGLVEILHGYPLDGVVLTTGCDKTTPACLMAAATTDLPAIVLSGGPMLDGRHKGELIGSGTVLWHARNLLSAGEINYEGFMEMTTAASPSVGHCNTMGTALSMNALAEALGMSLPGCASIPAAYRERGQMAYMTGKRICDLVREDVRPSQIMTREAFENAIAVASALGASSNCPPHLIAIARHMGVELSLDDWQRIGEDVPLLVNCMPAGKYLGEGFHRAGGVPAVMHELQKAGKLHEDCGTVSGKTIGDIVRNAVAHDADVIRPYEDPLKHRAGFIVLSGNFFDSAIMKMSVVGEAFRKTYLSEPGAENSFEARAIVFEGPEDYHARINDPSLEIDERCILVIRGAGTVGYPGSAEVVNMAPPSALIKQGIDSLPCLGDGRQSGTSASPSILNMSPEAAVGGGLALLKTNDRLRVDLNNRSVNVLVSDEEMAARRALFEPKMPASQTPWQELYRQLVGQLSTGGCLEPATLHLRVIARSGEPRHSH comes from the coding sequence ATGTCCGACACGCCGAAACGCCCCCTTCGCAGCCAGCAATGGTTCGATGATCCGGAACACGCTGACATGACGGCGCTGTACGTCGAGCGCTACATGAACTATGGCCTGACCCGCGAGGAGCTGCAATCGGGCCGACCGATCATTGGCATCGCTCAGACGGGTTCTGATCTGGCGCCCTGCAACCGCCATCACCTGGAGCTCGCCCAGCGGGTCAGAGCCGGCATTCGCGATGCGGGCGGTATTCCGATGGAGTTTCCGGTGCACCCGATGGCCGAGCAAACCCGCCGACCGACCGCGGCCCTGGACCGAAACCTGGCGTACCTCGGGTTGGTGGAAATTCTTCACGGCTACCCGCTGGACGGCGTTGTCCTGACAACCGGCTGCGACAAAACCACGCCAGCTTGCCTGATGGCGGCGGCGACCACTGACCTGCCGGCCATCGTGTTGTCCGGCGGGCCGATGCTCGACGGTCGTCACAAGGGCGAATTGATCGGCTCCGGCACGGTGCTGTGGCATGCGCGCAATCTGCTCTCGGCCGGCGAGATCAACTACGAAGGCTTCATGGAAATGACCACGGCGGCGTCACCGTCGGTGGGCCACTGCAACACCATGGGCACCGCGCTTTCGATGAACGCGCTGGCTGAGGCACTGGGCATGTCGCTGCCCGGCTGCGCGAGTATTCCGGCGGCGTACCGCGAGCGCGGGCAGATGGCCTACATGACCGGCAAGCGCATCTGCGATCTGGTTCGTGAAGACGTGCGTCCTTCGCAAATCATGACCCGCGAAGCCTTTGAAAACGCAATCGCGGTGGCCTCGGCCCTGGGGGCTTCGAGCAACTGCCCGCCGCACCTGATCGCCATCGCCCGGCACATGGGCGTCGAGTTAAGCCTCGACGACTGGCAGCGCATCGGCGAAGACGTGCCGTTGCTGGTCAACTGCATGCCCGCCGGGAAGTACCTGGGCGAAGGCTTTCACCGCGCAGGCGGCGTGCCAGCGGTGATGCACGAGTTGCAGAAGGCCGGCAAGCTGCACGAAGACTGCGGCACGGTTTCCGGCAAGACCATCGGTGACATCGTGCGTAACGCCGTCGCCCACGACGCCGACGTGATCCGTCCGTATGAAGACCCGCTCAAGCACCGCGCCGGTTTCATCGTGTTGAGCGGCAATTTTTTCGACAGCGCGATCATGAAGATGTCGGTGGTCGGCGAAGCGTTCCGCAAGACCTATCTGTCCGAGCCGGGCGCGGAGAACAGCTTCGAGGCGCGCGCCATTGTGTTCGAGGGCCCGGAGGATTATCACGCGCGGATCAACGACCCTTCGCTGGAAATCGACGAGCGCTGCATTCTGGTGATCCGTGGCGCCGGCACGGTCGGTTATCCCGGCAGCGCCGAAGTGGTGAACATGGCGCCGCCGTCTGCGCTGATCAAACAGGGCATCGACTCGTTGCCCTGCCTGGGCGATGGCCGGCAAAGCGGCACGTCGGCCAGCCCTTCGATCCTCAATATGTCGCCGGAAGCGGCGGTGGGCGGCGGCCTGGCCCTGCTGAAAACCAACGACCGGCTACGCGTGGATCTGAACAACCGCAGCGTCAACGTGCTGGTCAGCGACGAGGAAATGGCTGCACGCCGCGCGCTGTTCGAGCCGAAGATGCCGGCCTCGCAAACCCCGTGGCAGGAGCTGTATCGGCAGTTGGTGGGGCAATTGTCCACCGGCGGATGCCTGGAACCGGCGACCTTGCATTTGCGGGTGATTGCACGGAGTGGCGAGCCGCGGCATTCCCACTGA
- a CDS encoding LysR family transcriptional regulator, with translation MIRIDDLTLFVRTAALGSFSNAAREVDLLPGQVAAAIKRLERELDIRLFARSTRSLRLTAEGEQYLPTAQTVLDALRDGREKLRRESAELQGTLQVAAPSDLGRNMLLPWLTDFRSQHPALNLRLFISDQVADLFRDPVDVAIRYGVIEDANYIALALAPWNRRVLVASPEYLARKGRPMVSDDLLRHECLLFTLAGRVYDKWRLGGRVFSVSGPLLTDDADLVRRWAVAGQGVAYKSWLDVCEDVHAGRLELLLPDYPGEPTPLNLICPHRKQFSPAVQQLHSLLKNRFAGMEKGLPALL, from the coding sequence ATGATCCGTATCGACGACCTGACCCTCTTCGTCCGCACCGCTGCGCTGGGCAGCTTCTCCAATGCTGCGCGGGAGGTGGATCTGTTGCCGGGGCAAGTTGCGGCAGCCATCAAGCGCCTCGAACGGGAGCTGGATATTCGGCTGTTTGCCCGTTCGACGCGCAGCCTGCGCCTCACCGCCGAAGGCGAGCAGTACCTGCCGACCGCCCAGACGGTGCTCGATGCCTTACGGGATGGCCGGGAAAAGCTGCGGCGGGAAAGTGCCGAGCTGCAGGGCACTTTGCAAGTGGCCGCGCCTTCGGATCTGGGGCGAAACATGCTGCTGCCCTGGCTGACGGATTTCCGCAGTCAACACCCGGCGCTGAATCTGCGCCTGTTTATCTCCGATCAAGTGGCCGATTTGTTTCGTGATCCGGTGGACGTCGCCATTCGCTACGGCGTGATCGAAGACGCCAACTACATCGCGTTGGCCCTGGCGCCGTGGAATCGCCGGGTGTTGGTGGCATCGCCGGAGTATCTGGCGCGCAAGGGCCGGCCCATGGTCTCGGACGACTTGCTGCGGCACGAATGTTTGCTGTTCACCCTGGCGGGGCGGGTGTACGACAAGTGGCGGCTAGGTGGTCGGGTGTTTTCGGTATCGGGCCCGTTGCTCACCGATGACGCGGATCTGGTGAGGCGTTGGGCGGTGGCGGGGCAGGGTGTGGCGTACAAATCGTGGCTGGATGTCTGCGAGGACGTGCACGCCGGGCGGCTGGAACTGTTGCTGCCGGATTACCCGGGCGAGCCGACTCCACTCAACCTGATCTGCCCGCACCGCAAACAGTTTTCCCCGGCGGTGCAGCAGTTGCATTCACTGTTGAAAAACCGCTTCGCCGGAATGGAGAAGGGGTTGCCGGCGTTGTTGTGA
- a CDS encoding zinc-binding alcohol dehydrogenase family protein, whose translation MKAIAFTQHGLPIEDPNSLLDMDLPKPTPGPRDLLVEVKAISVNPVDTKIRAGSAATEPKVVGWDAVGVVRETGSDVTLFKAGDEVFYAGSIARPGSYSEFHLVDERIVGHKPKSLDNAHAAALPLTSITAWELLFDRLGVEEGGGEGDSLLIIGAGGGVGSILVQLARQLTKLTVIGTASRPETREWVESLGAHHVIDHSQPLVEQLNWIGVGQVSHVASLTHTDSYFTQLIEALKPQGQLALIDDPKSLDVVPMKRKALSLHWELMFTRSLYETPDMIAQHELLNRVADLIDQGVLKTTLGEHFGAINAENLRRAHAVIESGKAKGKIVLEGF comes from the coding sequence ATGAAAGCCATCGCCTTCACCCAGCACGGTCTGCCCATCGAAGACCCCAATTCGCTGCTCGACATGGACCTGCCCAAGCCGACGCCCGGCCCTCGCGATTTGCTGGTCGAAGTCAAAGCGATTTCGGTCAACCCGGTCGACACCAAAATCCGCGCCGGCTCTGCCGCCACCGAACCCAAAGTGGTCGGCTGGGACGCCGTCGGGGTTGTGCGTGAAACGGGCAGCGACGTCACCCTGTTCAAAGCCGGGGACGAAGTGTTCTACGCCGGCTCCATCGCCCGTCCTGGCAGCTACAGCGAATTCCACCTCGTCGACGAGCGCATCGTCGGGCACAAACCCAAGAGCCTCGACAACGCCCACGCCGCCGCGCTGCCGCTGACCTCGATCACCGCGTGGGAGTTGCTGTTTGACCGTCTGGGCGTTGAAGAAGGCGGCGGCGAAGGTGACAGCCTGTTGATCATCGGTGCCGGTGGCGGCGTCGGGTCGATTCTGGTGCAACTGGCCCGCCAACTGACCAAACTGACCGTGATCGGGACAGCGTCGCGTCCGGAAACCCGCGAATGGGTCGAAAGCCTGGGCGCCCACCACGTCATCGATCACAGCCAGCCGCTGGTCGAGCAACTGAACTGGATCGGCGTCGGCCAGGTGAGTCATGTCGCCAGCCTGACCCACACCGATTCGTACTTCACGCAGCTCATTGAAGCCTTGAAACCACAAGGCCAGCTGGCGCTGATCGATGACCCGAAATCCCTCGACGTCGTGCCGATGAAACGCAAGGCCCTGTCGCTGCACTGGGAACTGATGTTCACCCGCTCGCTCTACGAAACCCCGGACATGATTGCCCAGCATGAACTGCTCAATCGCGTCGCCGACCTGATCGACCAAGGTGTGCTGAAGACCACCCTTGGTGAGCATTTCGGCGCGATCAATGCCGAGAACCTGCGTCGCGCCCACGCCGTCATCGAAAGCGGCAAGGCCAAGGGCAAGATCGTCCTCGAAGGTTTCTGA